From Cellulomonas fimi ATCC 484, a single genomic window includes:
- a CDS encoding PP2C family protein-serine/threonine phosphatase, which yields MRTSWGSATDRGRVREVNEDALLAYPPVFLVADGMGGHDAGDLASRIAVEEFAQLAGKLAATADDVHACFTRTAGRIRTEFTGGRRGGTTVSGVAVTEHEGGSYWLVFNVGDSRVYRWADDVLEQVSVDHSVVQELIDLGEITAGDAEHHPERHVLTRALGTGEAPEPDYWLLPAGLTDRLLICTDGLTRELGDDDIAALLRATADPQDAATLLVQHALGRGARDNVSAVVVDVATTGGAHDDVHITVPRLGADLGPHLWDEMLNGATVPRSPARPSPAPVPTDDAGGPPSTSSPSYARDQENPR from the coding sequence GTGCGCACGTCCTGGGGCTCGGCGACCGATCGGGGCCGCGTGCGCGAGGTCAACGAGGACGCCCTGCTCGCGTACCCGCCCGTGTTCCTCGTCGCCGACGGCATGGGCGGGCACGACGCGGGCGACCTCGCGAGCCGCATCGCGGTCGAGGAGTTCGCGCAGCTCGCGGGCAAGCTCGCGGCCACCGCGGACGACGTGCACGCGTGCTTCACGCGCACGGCCGGGCGCATCCGGACCGAGTTCACCGGCGGGCGCCGGGGCGGCACGACCGTCTCCGGGGTCGCCGTCACGGAGCACGAGGGCGGCTCGTACTGGCTCGTCTTCAACGTGGGCGACTCGCGGGTGTACCGCTGGGCGGACGACGTCCTCGAGCAGGTGAGCGTCGACCACTCGGTCGTGCAGGAGCTCATCGACCTCGGCGAGATCACCGCGGGCGACGCCGAGCACCACCCGGAGCGGCACGTCCTGACGCGCGCCCTCGGCACGGGCGAGGCGCCCGAGCCCGACTACTGGCTGCTGCCCGCCGGTCTCACCGACCGGCTGCTGATCTGCACCGACGGCCTGACGCGCGAGCTGGGCGACGACGACATCGCCGCCCTGCTGCGCGCGACCGCCGACCCGCAGGACGCCGCGACGCTGCTCGTGCAGCACGCGCTCGGCCGCGGCGCGCGGGACAACGTCAGCGCGGTGGTCGTCGACGTCGCCACGACCGGCGGCGCGCACGACGACGTGCACATCACCGTGCCCCGGCTCGGCGCCGACCTCGGCCCGCACCTGTGGGACGAGATGCTGAACGGGGCGACGGTGCCACGTTCGCCCGCGCGGCCCTCGCCAGCACCCGTGCCGACCGACGATGCTGGTGGCCCCCCGTCCACGTCCTCGCCCTCGTACGCCCGCGACCAGGAGAACCCCCGATGA
- a CDS encoding alpha/beta hydrolase family protein, protein MLRRGRATRAAATEARAGGPYRVLASTALGVVLLAVVGAVTGPRWDPVPLTDPITVATSSTAIGDAPPARTYEVRTSVVTVQLDGASVRAQISEPVGLDEPAPGVVFVHGAGTGRFAQAFVEQARALAASGVVAMVPDKRLDTYTTRHRDYVEMAADYARSVALLRTHDGVDPERVGLYAESEGGWIAPVMAAQDPALGFVVLVSSPVVPPREQAAFAVDSYLRNTGVPHGVFRAIPRAVGMSLPGGGFEYADFDVTPYQRAMTQPVLVVYGTGDASMPTVQGAERIVQDTALAGNGDVTVRYYEGANHGIRVDGDVSPRFLRDLSGWVRGLPATAASEPRIAGAQPVQTYVAAPVPEPRWLRDGDVVIGTVAAAAGLVVLAPLLVGGTRVTQAVAVRLRRTGEPEDGEPRRPPARFGRGVAARLALLGSGAVATVVALVVYLVAIARLALDYERNDWVVQGGWLAVRVLGIAVVVGAVLLARRVHRLGAAGEPVAPGVVRKVAGWAVVVGSAVLLAVLAYWGVFQLGI, encoded by the coding sequence GTGCTGCGACGGGGACGGGCGACGCGCGCCGCGGCGACCGAGGCCCGGGCGGGCGGCCCGTACCGGGTGCTCGCCAGCACCGCGCTCGGCGTGGTGCTGCTCGCGGTCGTCGGTGCGGTCACCGGACCGCGCTGGGACCCCGTGCCGCTCACCGACCCGATCACCGTCGCGACGTCGTCCACCGCGATCGGCGACGCCCCGCCCGCGCGCACGTACGAGGTGCGGACGTCGGTCGTGACCGTCCAGCTCGACGGCGCGAGCGTGCGCGCGCAGATCAGCGAGCCCGTCGGGCTCGACGAGCCCGCGCCCGGCGTGGTGTTCGTGCACGGCGCCGGCACCGGCCGGTTCGCGCAGGCGTTCGTCGAGCAGGCGCGCGCGCTCGCCGCGTCGGGAGTCGTGGCGATGGTGCCCGACAAGCGGCTCGACACGTACACGACGCGGCACCGCGACTACGTCGAGATGGCCGCGGACTACGCGCGCTCCGTCGCGCTGCTGCGGACGCACGACGGCGTCGACCCCGAGCGCGTCGGGCTGTACGCCGAGAGCGAGGGCGGGTGGATCGCGCCCGTCATGGCCGCGCAGGACCCGGCGCTGGGCTTCGTGGTGCTCGTGTCGTCGCCCGTCGTGCCGCCGCGCGAGCAGGCGGCCTTCGCCGTCGACTCCTACCTGCGCAACACCGGCGTCCCCCACGGGGTGTTCCGGGCCATCCCGCGCGCGGTCGGCATGTCGCTGCCCGGCGGCGGGTTCGAGTACGCCGACTTCGACGTCACGCCCTACCAGCGCGCCATGACGCAGCCCGTCCTCGTCGTCTACGGCACGGGCGACGCGTCCATGCCGACCGTCCAGGGCGCCGAGCGGATCGTGCAGGACACCGCGCTCGCCGGCAACGGCGACGTCACGGTGCGCTACTACGAGGGCGCGAACCACGGGATCCGCGTGGACGGCGACGTGTCGCCCCGGTTCCTGCGCGACCTGTCGGGCTGGGTCCGGGGCCTGCCCGCGACCGCCGCGAGCGAGCCGCGGATCGCCGGGGCGCAGCCCGTCCAGACGTACGTCGCCGCGCCCGTCCCCGAGCCGCGCTGGCTGCGCGACGGCGACGTCGTCATCGGGACGGTCGCCGCGGCCGCGGGGCTCGTCGTGCTCGCGCCGCTCCTCGTGGGCGGCACGCGCGTGACCCAGGCCGTCGCCGTCCGGTTGCGCCGGACGGGTGAACCCGAGGACGGCGAGCCGCGCCGCCCGCCCGCGCGGTTCGGCCGCGGGGTCGCGGCCCGGCTCGCGCTGCTCGGGTCGGGAGCGGTCGCCACCGTGGTCGCCCTCGTCGTGTACCTCGTCGCGATCGCGCGGCTCGCGCTCGACTACGAGCGCAACGACTGGGTCGTCCAGGGCGGCTGGCTGGCCGTGCGCGTGCTCGGGATCGCGGTCGTCGTCGGCGCCGTCCTGCTCGCCCGGCGCGTGCACCGCCTCGGCGCCGCGGGCGAGCCGGTCGCGCCCGGCGTCGTGCGCAAGGTCGCGGGCTGGGCCGTCGTCGTCGGCTCCGCGGTCCTGCTCGCCGTCCTCGCGTACTGGGGCGTCTTCCAGCTGGGCATCTGA
- the ybeY gene encoding rRNA maturation RNase YbeY, whose protein sequence is MSIEVNNESGHDVDEAEFAALARFVLDAMHVHPQTELSIMLVGTDVMTDLHVKWMDEPGPTDVLSFPMDELRPGREGEPTPAGLLGDVVLCPEVAAQQARAAGHSTAEELLLLTTHGILHLLGYDHVEPEEEKEMFALQRRLLLTFLAGR, encoded by the coding sequence ATGAGCATCGAGGTCAACAACGAGTCGGGGCACGACGTCGACGAGGCCGAGTTCGCGGCGCTCGCACGGTTCGTGCTCGACGCGATGCACGTGCACCCGCAGACCGAGCTGTCGATCATGCTCGTCGGCACCGACGTCATGACGGACCTGCACGTCAAGTGGATGGACGAGCCCGGCCCCACGGACGTGCTGTCCTTCCCCATGGACGAGCTGCGCCCCGGCCGCGAGGGCGAGCCCACGCCCGCGGGGCTGCTCGGCGACGTGGTCCTGTGCCCCGAGGTCGCCGCGCAGCAGGCCCGCGCCGCGGGCCACTCCACGGCGGAGGAGCTGCTCCTGCTCACGACCCACGGGATCCTGCACCTGCTGGGGTACGACCACGTCGAGCCGGAGGAGGAGAAGGAGATGTTCGCGCTCCAGCGACGCCTCCTGCTCACGTTCCTGGCCGGTCGATGA
- the era gene encoding GTPase Era, whose protein sequence is MTFRSGFACFVGRPNAGKSTLTNALVGQKVAITSGRPQTTRHTVRGIVHRPDAQLVLVDTPGLHRPRTLLGERLNDLVKDTLTEVDVVGFCLPADQRVGPGDRFIAEQLSELARDGRGTPVVAVVTKGDLVGKGRLAEHLLAVQNLGEWADIVPVSAVSGYQVKVLEDVLVGHLPEGPALYPEGELTDEPEAVMVAELVREAALEGVRDELPHSLAVVVEEIVPRETPTADGTPMLDVRVHLFVERDSQKAIVIGKGGARLRDVGSQARRGIEALLGARVFLDLHVKVAKDWQRDPKQLGRLGF, encoded by the coding sequence ATGACCTTCCGCTCTGGATTCGCCTGCTTCGTCGGCCGGCCCAACGCCGGCAAGTCGACGCTGACCAACGCCCTCGTCGGGCAGAAGGTCGCGATCACCTCGGGCCGCCCGCAGACCACGCGGCACACGGTCCGGGGCATCGTGCACCGGCCCGACGCGCAGCTCGTGCTCGTCGACACCCCCGGCCTGCACCGGCCCCGGACGCTGCTCGGCGAGCGGCTCAACGACCTCGTCAAGGACACGCTCACCGAGGTCGACGTCGTCGGCTTCTGCCTGCCGGCCGACCAGCGGGTCGGCCCCGGCGACCGGTTCATCGCCGAGCAGCTCTCCGAGCTCGCGCGCGACGGCCGCGGCACGCCCGTCGTCGCCGTCGTCACGAAGGGCGACCTCGTGGGCAAGGGCCGGCTCGCGGAGCACCTGCTGGCCGTGCAGAACCTCGGCGAGTGGGCGGACATCGTGCCGGTGTCCGCCGTGTCGGGGTACCAGGTCAAGGTGCTCGAGGACGTCCTGGTGGGCCACCTGCCCGAGGGGCCCGCGCTGTACCCGGAGGGGGAGCTGACCGACGAGCCCGAGGCCGTCATGGTCGCCGAGCTCGTGCGCGAGGCCGCCCTCGAGGGTGTGCGTGACGAGCTGCCGCACTCGCTCGCGGTCGTCGTCGAGGAGATCGTCCCGCGGGAGACCCCGACGGCCGACGGCACGCCGATGCTCGACGTGCGGGTGCACCTGTTCGTCGAGCGGGACAGCCAGAAGGCGATCGTCATCGGCAAGGGAGGCGCGCGGCTGCGGGACGTCGGCAGCCAGGCGCGCCGCGGCATCGAGGCGCTGCTCGGCGCGCGCGTCTTCCTCGACCTGCACGTCAAGGTCGCCAAGGACTGGCAGCGCGACCCCAAGCAGCTCGGCCGGCTGGGGTTCTGA
- a CDS encoding hemolysin family protein translates to MTDVPVGLLVALAVLGIAFAAAMSAGEVAVTRVSRAAVTDLVADQHPAAARVRGLVEHSQRVVAAASFVRLLAEMTATVCLTLVVASGSLPWWAVLLVTVALVALLAFLLVRVSPRSVGRAHPVSVLAVLSGPLTVVTAAFGGLGRAASYAGPAQDEDELREMVQRVSESEVIEDDERDMFRSVLELGDTLTREVMVPRTDMVTTNADTPVHKAIALLLRSGFSRVPVVGESVDDLRGVLYLKDVVRRLRLVPGVGDPDADAFLAAPASSVARPAVYVPESKPVDELLRELQAGASHIAMVVDEYGGIAGLVTIEDALEEIVGELTDEHDRSAPEVEDLGDGVYRVPARLGRDELGELFGLQVEDEDVDSAGGLLAKALGKVPLPGSAGDIHGLHLVAERAEGRRRTLSTVLVSLAAPDEPTTSTPADGVPTDGAPR, encoded by the coding sequence ATGACGGACGTCCCCGTCGGGCTGCTCGTCGCGCTCGCGGTGCTCGGCATCGCGTTCGCGGCGGCGATGTCCGCGGGCGAGGTCGCCGTCACGCGCGTCTCCCGCGCGGCCGTCACGGACCTGGTCGCCGACCAGCACCCGGCCGCCGCGCGCGTGCGCGGGCTCGTCGAGCACAGCCAGCGCGTCGTCGCCGCGGCGTCGTTCGTGCGCCTGCTCGCCGAGATGACCGCCACGGTGTGCCTGACGCTCGTCGTCGCGTCCGGCTCGCTGCCGTGGTGGGCCGTGCTGCTCGTGACCGTCGCGCTCGTCGCGCTGCTCGCGTTCCTGCTCGTGCGGGTCAGCCCGCGCAGCGTCGGACGCGCGCACCCCGTCTCCGTGCTCGCCGTGCTGTCGGGCCCGCTCACGGTCGTCACCGCCGCGTTCGGCGGGCTCGGCCGGGCCGCGTCGTACGCCGGTCCCGCGCAGGACGAGGACGAGCTGCGCGAGATGGTCCAGCGCGTGAGCGAGTCCGAGGTGATCGAGGACGACGAGCGGGACATGTTCCGCTCCGTGCTCGAGCTCGGCGACACCCTCACGCGGGAGGTCATGGTCCCGCGCACCGACATGGTCACGACCAACGCCGACACCCCCGTGCACAAGGCGATCGCGCTGCTGCTGCGCTCCGGGTTCTCGCGCGTGCCCGTCGTCGGGGAGTCCGTCGACGACCTGCGCGGCGTGCTCTACCTCAAGGACGTCGTGCGGCGCCTGCGGCTCGTCCCCGGCGTCGGCGACCCCGACGCGGACGCCTTCCTCGCCGCGCCCGCGTCGAGCGTCGCCCGGCCCGCCGTGTACGTGCCCGAGTCCAAGCCCGTCGACGAGCTCCTGCGCGAGCTGCAGGCCGGTGCGTCGCACATCGCGATGGTCGTCGACGAGTACGGCGGCATCGCGGGCCTCGTCACGATCGAGGACGCCCTCGAGGAGATCGTCGGCGAGCTCACCGACGAGCACGACCGCAGCGCCCCCGAGGTCGAGGACCTCGGCGACGGCGTCTACCGCGTCCCCGCGCGCCTGGGCCGCGACGAGCTCGGCGAGCTGTTCGGGCTGCAGGTCGAGGACGAGGACGTCGACTCCGCGGGCGGCCTGCTCGCCAAGGCGCTCGGCAAGGTCCCCCTGCCCGGCTCCGCGGGCGACATCCACGGCCTGCACCTCGTCGCCGAACGCGCCGAGGGGCGCCGGCGCACCCTGTCCACCGTCCTGGTCAGCCTCGCGGCGCCGGACGAGCCCACCACCAGCACGCCGGCCGACGGCGTACCCACCGACGGAGCCCCACGATGA
- a CDS encoding serine/threonine-protein kinase, whose protein sequence is MTARREASAPPRLPGYEYQRVLGLGGFADVFLYQQELPRREVAVKVLLAGSLDDEVRTRFQSEANLMAQLSHHPSIVTIHHAAIAEDGRPYLVMEYCSRPGLAERYRQERLSVAESLRIAIRLASAIETAHRAGILHRDIKPANVLTTDFGWPALTDFGIAATTGQGGGATVGMSIPWSPPELLGDQPTGDERSDVYSLGATVYSLLAGRTPFEIPGAANGAQQLVARIERSPLPPTGRDDVPVGLQHVLERSMAKDPARRFPSAAAMARALQGVEADLRLPVTSLDLPDDVVPDPEPLVQHGGAAPAEDATRVRSVVTLDPNPAPPAPAPAADDESTRLRGIQVVGAPAPAPAPAGAPVMLPPAEQETADAEPGRSPRTRALAGAGAALVLLGAVAVVAFATLTGDPERPTPPTDDLTGAAPEVSTGQVVPSPHSLAGTVQADGSVVFTWENPSPATGDRYLWAVRTATGEPTHALVDAATVTVPAADAPGGAVCIEVSIVRADRSSSAEPAQGCVP, encoded by the coding sequence GTGACCGCACGTCGCGAAGCCTCCGCCCCACCGCGGCTGCCGGGCTACGAGTACCAGCGGGTGCTCGGGCTGGGCGGCTTCGCGGACGTCTTCCTGTACCAGCAGGAGCTGCCGCGTCGCGAGGTCGCGGTCAAGGTCCTGCTCGCGGGCAGCCTCGACGACGAGGTGCGCACCCGGTTCCAGTCCGAGGCCAACCTCATGGCCCAGCTGTCGCACCACCCGTCGATCGTCACGATCCACCACGCCGCGATCGCCGAGGACGGCCGCCCGTACCTGGTGATGGAGTACTGCTCCCGGCCGGGCCTCGCGGAGCGGTACCGGCAGGAGCGCCTGTCGGTCGCCGAGTCGCTGCGCATCGCGATCCGGCTCGCGTCCGCGATCGAGACCGCCCATCGGGCCGGCATCCTGCACCGTGACATCAAGCCCGCGAACGTCCTGACGACCGACTTCGGCTGGCCCGCGCTGACCGACTTCGGCATCGCCGCGACGACCGGCCAGGGCGGCGGTGCGACCGTCGGCATGTCCATCCCGTGGTCGCCTCCCGAGCTGCTCGGCGACCAGCCGACGGGCGACGAGCGCTCCGACGTGTACTCGCTGGGCGCGACCGTGTACTCGCTGCTCGCGGGCCGCACGCCCTTCGAGATCCCGGGTGCGGCCAACGGTGCGCAGCAGCTCGTCGCGCGGATCGAGCGCTCCCCGCTGCCGCCGACCGGGCGCGACGACGTCCCCGTCGGGCTGCAGCACGTCCTCGAGCGGTCGATGGCGAAGGACCCGGCGCGCCGGTTCCCGTCGGCGGCCGCGATGGCCCGCGCGCTGCAGGGCGTCGAGGCCGACCTGCGCCTGCCCGTGACGTCGCTCGACCTGCCCGACGACGTCGTTCCGGACCCCGAGCCGCTCGTGCAGCACGGCGGTGCCGCTCCGGCCGAGGACGCGACGCGTGTGCGCTCCGTCGTCACGCTCGACCCGAACCCCGCGCCGCCCGCTCCGGCCCCGGCGGCCGACGACGAGTCGACGCGGCTGCGCGGCATCCAGGTCGTGGGCGCACCCGCACCTGCGCCTGCGCCGGCCGGTGCGCCGGTCATGCTGCCGCCGGCCGAGCAGGAGACCGCCGACGCCGAGCCGGGGAGGTCGCCGCGCACACGGGCCCTCGCCGGCGCGGGCGCCGCGCTCGTGCTGCTCGGTGCCGTCGCGGTCGTCGCGTTCGCGACGCTCACGGGCGATCCCGAGCGCCCGACGCCGCCGACCGACGACCTCACGGGCGCCGCGCCGGAGGTCTCGACCGGGCAGGTCGTCCCGTCGCCGCACTCGCTGGCCGGGACCGTCCAGGCGGACGGCTCGGTCGTGTTCACGTGGGAGAACCCGTCCCCGGCCACCGGTGACCGGTACCTGTGGGCCGTGCGGACCGCCACGGGCGAGCCCACGCACGCCCTGGTCGACGCGGCCACCGTCACCGTGCCCGCCGCGGACGCGCCCGGGGGTGCCGTCTGCATCGAGGTCTCGATCGTCCGGGCGGACCGCTCGTCGTCCGCCGAACCTGCGCAGGGGTGCGTGCCATGA
- a CDS encoding FHA domain-containing protein, with translation MSVPQYTAGAWTAVVRPGFVALVGPDADAALARALWDAAPEGVVAVLDVLARDGLAALPHFAVAAVDGTRVHVALRGDVDVEVTETDGAQQVLRAGGVRTWSEQVLETVGVLVARVGAATGDAVPLVDGVAPAGSVRVEVAEVVVAEPEPQVEPEPAAEVAEPDSPPATPDPVQEAPASAAPATTKRGGSTRVAAAPAQPEPAPVEESTSTEPVAETAAETPAAQEGARTTAQETPARKTPVPPAAQGATAVDEPRAEVADVATPEAPGAAAAPVAPTAPDEPAAPTLPALPAAEAPELPTARGRRDALDAPLSAPLDAPYDVVAAAESLLEQHAEEPRRGRRPAAATPEPAAPAEPAAPAAEAQPDLPPASQDDHDGLTILSSDLAAIREQLPSWASDEVPGPFRAPAPAEPAKLVLSTGLVVSLDRAVLLGRAPQVARVTNRELPRLVTVPSPQQDISRTHAEVRVEGDHVLVTDLDSTNGVHVSRAGEGSRRLHPGEPSVVATDEVVDLGDGVTFTVERGS, from the coding sequence ATGAGCGTGCCCCAGTACACCGCCGGCGCGTGGACGGCCGTCGTGCGCCCCGGCTTCGTGGCGCTCGTCGGCCCGGACGCGGACGCCGCGCTCGCGCGCGCGCTGTGGGACGCCGCACCCGAGGGTGTCGTCGCCGTGCTGGACGTGCTCGCGCGCGACGGGCTGGCAGCGCTGCCGCACTTCGCGGTCGCGGCGGTCGACGGCACGCGCGTGCACGTGGCGCTGCGTGGCGACGTCGACGTCGAGGTGACCGAGACCGACGGTGCGCAGCAGGTGCTGCGGGCCGGCGGTGTGCGCACGTGGTCGGAGCAGGTGCTCGAGACCGTGGGGGTGCTGGTCGCGCGTGTCGGCGCCGCGACCGGTGACGCCGTGCCGCTCGTGGACGGTGTCGCACCCGCCGGGTCGGTGCGTGTCGAGGTCGCCGAGGTCGTCGTCGCCGAGCCGGAGCCCCAGGTGGAGCCGGAGCCCGCGGCCGAGGTGGCCGAGCCCGACTCCCCACCGGCGACCCCGGACCCCGTGCAGGAGGCCCCCGCGTCCGCCGCACCCGCGACCACGAAGCGGGGCGGGTCCACGCGTGTCGCGGCCGCGCCCGCGCAGCCCGAGCCGGCTCCGGTCGAGGAGAGCACGTCGACCGAGCCGGTCGCCGAGACGGCTGCCGAGACGCCCGCCGCGCAGGAGGGCGCCCGCACCACGGCGCAGGAGACCCCCGCGCGGAAGACGCCCGTCCCACCGGCCGCGCAGGGCGCGACGGCCGTCGACGAGCCGCGTGCCGAGGTCGCCGACGTCGCGACCCCGGAGGCGCCCGGCGCCGCCGCCGCTCCCGTCGCCCCGACCGCACCCGACGAGCCCGCCGCCCCGACCCTGCCCGCCCTGCCCGCGGCCGAGGCGCCCGAGCTGCCCACCGCCCGCGGCCGCCGCGACGCGCTCGACGCCCCGCTGAGCGCGCCGCTCGACGCCCCGTACGACGTGGTCGCCGCCGCCGAGTCCCTGCTCGAGCAGCACGCCGAGGAGCCGCGGCGGGGCCGTCGCCCCGCGGCCGCGACGCCCGAGCCCGCGGCCCCCGCGGAGCCGGCCGCGCCCGCCGCCGAGGCGCAGCCCGACCTGCCGCCCGCGTCGCAGGACGACCACGACGGCCTGACGATCCTCTCCTCGGACCTCGCGGCGATCCGCGAGCAGCTGCCCAGCTGGGCGTCCGACGAGGTGCCCGGGCCGTTCCGCGCCCCCGCGCCCGCGGAGCCGGCCAAGCTCGTGCTCTCGACCGGCCTGGTCGTCTCGCTCGACCGTGCGGTGCTGCTCGGCCGCGCGCCGCAGGTCGCGCGTGTCACGAACCGCGAGCTGCCGCGGCTCGTCACGGTCCCGAGCCCGCAGCAGGACATCTCGCGCACGCACGCCGAGGTCCGCGTGGAGGGCGACCACGTGCTCGTCACCGACCTGGACTCCACGAACGGCGTGCACGTCTCGCGGGCGGGCGAGGGATCGCGCCGCCTGCACCCGGGGGAGCCGAGCGTCGTCGCGACGGACGAGGTCGTCGACCTCGGCGACGGCGTGACGTTCACCGTGGAGCGGGGGTCGTGA
- a CDS encoding PhoH family protein: MTQPTPDHRPAGAHARIEHRITVPTDVSMVELLGRHDEVLRAIESGFTTVDVHVRGNEVTLAGPAGDVALVARLVDELVEMAAGGTPLTPDVVARSVTMLAAGSTARPADVLTFNILTTRGRTIRPKTEGQKEYVDAIDRHTVTFGIGPAGTGKTYLAMAKAVQALQARQVNRIVLTRPAVEAGERLGFLPGTLSEKIDPYLRPLYDALHDMVDPESIPRLLEAGTIEVAPLAYMRGRTLNDSFIILDEAQNTSVEQMKMFLTRLGFGSRVVVTGDVTQVDLPSNTTSGLRVVEKILADVDDVAFCRLSSSDVVRHRLVSDIIDAYARWDRSGTR; encoded by the coding sequence ATGACGCAGCCCACCCCCGACCACCGCCCCGCCGGCGCGCACGCGCGCATCGAGCACCGCATCACCGTCCCGACCGACGTGTCGATGGTCGAGCTCCTGGGCCGGCACGACGAGGTGCTCCGCGCGATCGAGTCCGGCTTCACGACCGTCGACGTGCACGTGCGCGGCAACGAGGTCACGCTCGCCGGACCCGCGGGCGACGTCGCCCTCGTCGCCCGGCTCGTCGACGAGCTCGTCGAGATGGCCGCAGGCGGCACCCCGCTGACGCCCGACGTGGTGGCCCGCTCGGTCACCATGCTCGCGGCCGGCTCGACCGCCCGGCCCGCCGACGTCCTCACCTTCAACATCCTCACGACGCGCGGCCGCACCATCCGGCCCAAGACCGAGGGGCAGAAGGAGTACGTCGACGCGATCGACCGGCACACGGTCACGTTCGGCATCGGCCCCGCCGGCACGGGCAAGACGTACCTCGCGATGGCCAAGGCGGTGCAGGCCCTGCAGGCGCGCCAGGTCAACCGCATCGTCCTGACCCGCCCGGCCGTCGAGGCGGGGGAGCGGCTCGGGTTCCTGCCCGGCACGCTCTCGGAGAAGATCGACCCCTACCTGCGGCCCCTCTACGACGCGCTGCACGACATGGTCGACCCCGAGTCGATCCCGCGGCTGCTCGAGGCGGGCACCATCGAGGTCGCCCCGCTCGCCTACATGCGCGGCCGCACGCTCAACGACTCGTTCATCATCCTCGACGAGGCGCAGAACACGTCCGTCGAGCAGATGAAGATGTTCCTCACGCGGCTCGGCTTCGGCTCGCGCGTCGTCGTGACCGGCGACGTCACGCAGGTCGACCTGCCGTCGAACACCACGTCGGGGCTGCGGGTCGTCGAGAAGATCCTCGCGGACGTCGACGACGTCGCGTTCTGCCGGCTGTCGTCGTCCGACGTCGTCCGGCACCGCCTCGTGAGCGACATCATCGACGCGTACGCGCGCTGGGACAGGAGCGGGACCCGATGA